A portion of the Streptomyces coeruleoprunus genome contains these proteins:
- a CDS encoding ABC transporter ATP-binding protein, translating to MSAEISTSDLTLGHGGEPVARGISVALAPGEVTALVGPNGSGKSTLLRTLARLHRPDAGQVVLDGRDLGSYRPRELARKLSFLAQAPIVPAGVTVEELVAYGRHPHQGLLARGTGREDREAVAWALDATNLQGLAERTLDRLSGGERQRAWIAMALAQRTGLLLLDEPTTYLDIRYQIDVLRLVRRLADEHGITVAVVLHDLNQAAAFSDAMVVLAQARIVASGTPAEALTEETVRTAFGIDTTVTLDPHTGVPTCLPTWREPSAAVTT from the coding sequence ATGAGCGCCGAGATCAGTACGTCGGACCTCACCCTCGGGCACGGCGGCGAGCCGGTCGCCCGGGGCATCAGCGTCGCCCTCGCCCCGGGCGAGGTCACGGCGCTCGTCGGCCCGAACGGCTCCGGCAAGTCGACCCTGCTGCGGACGCTGGCGCGGCTGCACCGGCCGGACGCCGGGCAGGTCGTGCTGGACGGCCGGGACCTGGGCTCGTACCGGCCGCGCGAACTGGCCAGGAAGCTGAGCTTCCTGGCGCAGGCGCCGATCGTGCCGGCCGGGGTGACCGTGGAGGAGCTGGTCGCCTACGGGCGCCATCCGCACCAGGGGCTGCTGGCGCGCGGCACGGGCCGCGAGGACCGGGAGGCGGTCGCCTGGGCGCTCGACGCGACGAACCTTCAGGGGCTGGCCGAGCGCACCCTGGACCGGCTGTCCGGGGGCGAGCGGCAGCGGGCGTGGATCGCGATGGCGCTGGCGCAGCGGACCGGGCTGCTGCTGCTCGACGAGCCGACCACGTACCTCGACATCCGGTACCAGATCGACGTCCTGCGTCTGGTGCGGCGGCTGGCGGACGAGCACGGCATCACCGTGGCGGTGGTGCTGCACGACCTGAACCAGGCCGCCGCGTTCTCGGACGCGATGGTCGTGCTGGCGCAGGCCCGGATCGTGGCGTCCGGGACGCCGGCCGAGGCGCTGACGGAGGAGACCGTCCGTACGGCGTTCGGCATCGACACGACCGTCACCCTCGACCCCCACACAGGTGTGCCGACCTGCTTGCCGACCTGGCGCGAGCCGTCGGCGGCGGTCACCACCTGA
- a CDS encoding iron-siderophore ABC transporter substrate-binding protein, which translates to MRTRPRGRVLTALLAAAALAVTAAGCGSAADEAGGGTPKKEGGTGKDGGAVTITHLRGTTTLKQPATKVVALEWTYAEDLLALGVSPAGVADIKGYDQWVTGGPRFGASVKDVGTRQAPSLETIKVLKPDLIITSKVRSEANYEELNKIAPTLMFDPYSSAGEYEEMRTTLRSIGTAVGQAQAADQALKDLDAKVAAAKKKIADGGRGGAGVTVARGYTTDGAAVVEVLTDSTIPGGLLPQLGLQNAWKGKADAYGMSKVDVEGLKPAEKSTLVYVAAKDDDVFATSLPKNALWRSLDFVKGKRVHALDPGTWFYGGPFSTAQVADEIASALTS; encoded by the coding sequence ATGCGCACTCGACCAAGGGGCCGTGTCCTCACCGCCCTTCTCGCCGCCGCGGCGCTCGCCGTCACCGCCGCCGGCTGCGGGTCCGCCGCCGACGAGGCGGGCGGCGGCACGCCGAAGAAGGAGGGCGGGACCGGCAAGGACGGCGGTGCCGTCACCATCACCCACCTCAGGGGCACGACGACGCTGAAGCAGCCCGCCACGAAGGTCGTCGCCCTGGAGTGGACGTACGCCGAGGACCTGCTCGCGCTGGGCGTGTCCCCGGCCGGCGTCGCCGACATCAAGGGGTACGACCAGTGGGTCACCGGCGGGCCGCGCTTCGGCGCGTCCGTCAAGGACGTCGGGACGCGCCAGGCGCCCAGCCTGGAGACCATCAAGGTGCTGAAGCCGGACCTGATCATCACCTCGAAGGTGCGCTCCGAGGCGAACTACGAGGAGCTCAACAAGATCGCGCCGACGCTGATGTTCGACCCGTACTCGTCGGCCGGCGAGTACGAGGAGATGCGGACCACGCTCAGGTCCATCGGCACGGCCGTCGGCCAGGCGCAGGCCGCCGACCAGGCGTTGAAGGACCTCGACGCGAAGGTCGCCGCCGCGAAGAAGAAGATCGCGGACGGTGGCCGGGGCGGCGCCGGGGTGACCGTCGCGCGCGGCTACACCACGGACGGCGCGGCCGTCGTGGAGGTCCTCACCGACTCCACCATCCCGGGCGGGCTGCTGCCGCAGCTGGGCCTGCAGAACGCGTGGAAGGGGAAGGCCGACGCGTACGGCATGAGCAAGGTGGACGTGGAGGGCCTGAAGCCGGCCGAGAAGTCCACGCTCGTGTACGTGGCCGCGAAGGACGACGACGTGTTCGCCACGTCCCTGCCGAAGAACGCCCTGTGGCGGAGCCTGGACTTCGTGAAGGGCAAGCGGGTCCACGCCCTCGACCCGGGCACCTGGTTCTACGGCGGGCCGTTCTCCACCGCCCAGGTCGCCGACGAGATCGCGAGCGCCCTCACTTCATGA
- a CDS encoding pyridoxal phosphate-dependent decarboxylase family protein has product MTMPGSALSGQVPPAPVPRRTSEPEPAPPPRVPSPLLEPDLLAAAPAGLADLARLVTEITREAAGGLRLRHGPLPALSPEELTRLVDEQLPDGVLPRTGAGRAAVLALARACAATTVDLADPRAAAHLQPPSLAVAAAADVLAGIFNASVDTWDSGPYAVEIERRLVRGLAGLTGYGPESGGVLTPGGSASNLQALLIARDAAAAKLRDVRGGGLAGLACEPLVFCSELAHFSVARACAVLGLGEDAVRPVPVDARHRMRPEALDALLRGTDPETHLPVAVVATAGTTDYGSVDPLPEVAAVARRHGVRLHVDAAYGCGALFSARLRPLLAGIEEADTVTLDLHKTAWQPASASVLLARDAADFTPTTGLRVAYLNPDDDGEAGYDGLLGLSLQTTRRADALKVAATFLALGTDGVGAMLDACHDLARHAEAAIGAHPRLALTAGATLSTVVFRFVTRDASASDRVNGALRRRLLRSGSALIGRTDVSGGDGPGSVHLKLTLLNPQARTTDVDELLAAVVRAGEAVEAGAADEEAAA; this is encoded by the coding sequence ATGACGATGCCCGGTAGTGCCCTGTCCGGCCAGGTGCCGCCCGCGCCGGTACCCCGACGGACGTCCGAGCCCGAGCCCGCGCCACCGCCCCGCGTGCCCTCACCGCTGCTCGAACCCGACCTGCTGGCCGCCGCGCCGGCCGGGCTCGCCGACCTCGCGCGCCTGGTCACGGAGATCACCCGGGAGGCGGCCGGCGGTCTGCGCCTGCGCCACGGCCCGCTGCCCGCGCTGAGCCCCGAGGAGCTGACCCGGCTGGTGGACGAGCAGTTGCCGGACGGGGTCCTGCCCCGCACCGGCGCGGGGCGGGCCGCGGTGCTCGCCCTCGCCCGTGCCTGCGCCGCGACCACGGTCGACCTGGCGGACCCGCGGGCCGCCGCCCACCTCCAGCCGCCGTCGCTGGCGGTCGCCGCGGCCGCCGACGTCCTGGCGGGGATCTTCAACGCGTCCGTCGACACCTGGGACAGCGGCCCGTACGCGGTGGAGATCGAGCGCCGCCTCGTGCGCGGCCTGGCCGGGCTGACCGGCTACGGGCCGGAGTCCGGGGGCGTCCTCACGCCCGGCGGCAGCGCCTCCAACCTCCAGGCGCTGCTGATCGCCCGGGACGCGGCGGCCGCGAAGCTGCGCGACGTGCGCGGCGGCGGTCTGGCGGGGCTGGCCTGCGAGCCGCTGGTGTTCTGCTCGGAGCTGGCCCACTTCTCCGTCGCGCGGGCGTGCGCCGTGCTGGGCCTCGGCGAGGACGCGGTGCGGCCGGTGCCGGTCGACGCACGGCACCGGATGCGCCCGGAGGCGCTGGACGCGCTGCTGCGCGGCACCGACCCGGAGACCCACCTGCCGGTGGCGGTCGTCGCCACGGCCGGGACGACCGACTACGGCTCCGTCGACCCGCTCCCGGAGGTCGCCGCCGTGGCGCGGCGGCACGGCGTGCGGCTGCACGTGGACGCGGCGTACGGCTGCGGCGCGCTGTTCTCGGCGCGGCTGCGGCCGCTCCTCGCGGGCATCGAGGAGGCCGACACGGTCACCCTGGACCTGCACAAGACGGCCTGGCAGCCGGCGTCCGCGAGCGTGCTCCTGGCCCGTGACGCCGCCGACTTCACGCCGACGACGGGGCTGCGCGTGGCGTACCTGAATCCCGACGACGACGGCGAGGCCGGCTACGACGGCCTGCTGGGGTTGTCCCTGCAGACGACCCGCCGGGCCGACGCCCTGAAGGTCGCGGCGACGTTCCTGGCGCTCGGTACGGACGGGGTCGGGGCGATGCTGGACGCCTGCCACGACCTGGCCCGGCACGCCGAGGCCGCCATAGGGGCGCATCCGCGGCTCGCGCTCACCGCGGGGGCGACGCTGTCGACGGTCGTCTTCCGGTTCGTCACGCGGGACGCGTCCGCCTCCGACCGCGTCAACGGCGCGCTGCGCCGCCGCCTGCTGCGTTCCGGCTCCGCCCTGATCGGGCGCACCGACGTGAGCGGTGGCGACGGGCCCGGCTCCGTGCACCTGAAGCTCACGCTGCTGAACCCGCAGGCCCGGACGACGGACGTGGACGAGCTGCTGGCGGCCGTCGTCCGGGCGGGCGAGGCCGTGGAGGCCGGAGCGGCCGACGAGGAGGCCGCCGCGTGA
- a CDS encoding glutaminase, producing the protein MSTPVAPSFQPVIEQIAADIAATPGRGRPADYIPALASADPHRFGMAVAELDGTVYGVGDWRRPFSSQSITKVFTLALVLSLEGEALWERVGREPSGNPFNSLVQLEYENGIPRNPFINAGALVVTDRLHTLTGDAAGALRTFLRAESGNPGLDFDEKIAASEAAHGDRNAALAHFMASYRNIDNPVPDLLDQYFRQCSLEASCADLALATGFLARHGIRADGSSLLTRSQAKQVNAVMLTCGTYDAAGDFAYRVGLPGKSGVGGGIIAVVPGHCTLCVWSPGLDERGNSVAGVAALDRFTTLTGLSVF; encoded by the coding sequence GTGAGCACGCCCGTGGCACCGTCCTTCCAGCCCGTCATCGAACAGATCGCGGCCGACATCGCCGCCACTCCGGGCAGGGGCCGGCCGGCCGACTACATCCCGGCCCTCGCCTCCGCCGACCCCCACCGCTTCGGCATGGCCGTCGCCGAACTCGACGGCACCGTGTACGGGGTGGGGGACTGGCGCCGGCCCTTCTCGTCGCAGTCCATCACCAAGGTGTTCACCCTGGCCCTCGTCCTCTCCCTGGAGGGCGAGGCGCTGTGGGAGCGCGTCGGCCGGGAGCCCTCCGGCAACCCGTTCAACTCGCTGGTCCAGCTGGAGTACGAGAACGGCATCCCCCGCAACCCGTTCATCAACGCGGGCGCCCTCGTCGTCACCGACCGGCTGCACACCCTCACCGGCGACGCCGCCGGCGCCCTGCGCACCTTCCTGCGCGCCGAGAGCGGCAACCCCGGCCTGGACTTCGACGAGAAGATCGCCGCCTCCGAGGCCGCGCACGGCGACCGCAACGCGGCCCTCGCACACTTCATGGCGTCGTACCGCAACATCGACAACCCCGTCCCGGACCTCCTCGACCAGTACTTCCGGCAGTGCTCCCTGGAGGCCTCCTGCGCGGACCTCGCCCTCGCCACCGGGTTCCTCGCCCGGCACGGCATCCGCGCCGACGGCTCCTCGCTGCTCACCCGCAGCCAGGCCAAGCAGGTCAACGCGGTGATGCTGACCTGCGGCACGTACGACGCCGCCGGCGACTTCGCCTACCGCGTCGGCCTGCCCGGCAAGAGCGGCGTCGGCGGCGGCATCATCGCGGTCGTCCCCGGCCACTGCACCCTGTGCGTCTGGAGCCCCGGCCTCGACGAACGCGGCAACTCGGTGGCGGGGGTCGCGGCCCTGGACCGCTTCACGACCCTGACGGGCCTGTCGGTGTTCTGA
- a CDS encoding IucA/IucC family protein, translated as MTDGHPVPEVADVSPESWREANRRLLAKALSEFAFEELVKPLEPATADGRYRIDLDSGVSYAFSATRGALGSWRVDGASVTRGAAGLLGNELETPAWDVQQFLVDCADTIGTDAPTLGMYLTELSATLAVDAARIEHGGQSAAQLRELGHAELECAMTGHPTLVANKGRMGFSASDVREYAPEARQPVTLRWIAVHRGLAEFRATPDLSERAVVERELGAETVVAFRSRIEAVGGDPDAYVWMPVHPWQWDHAVQVMFAGEIAQRRIVPLGDSADVYLPQQSVRTMTNMSERSRFDVKLPLKIVNTLIWRGIPPHCTQGAPLTTQWLTGLLSRDALLRDELRTVFLGEVASVTVRHPYLDRVPDMPYQHLETLGCIWRESVSSRRDEGERVRTFASLLYVDEDGTSFAAELARASGLPAEEWLSRLFETVTHPVLHVMYTYGITFNPHGQNTLIGYDANDVPRRLFLKDFVDDVSVSHTPVPERGPEPDGHDHVLPRKHPVVIRQHVVDQLLLGHFRYLAPLAAEQLGVPEERFWRLVRQAVVSYQKRFPEKAERFAAYDMLADEFPRYPFNTDRLVVTRYVDRALRHALRPNGTVPNPLS; from the coding sequence ATGACTGACGGTCACCCCGTCCCCGAAGTCGCCGACGTCTCCCCCGAGTCGTGGCGGGAGGCGAACCGCCGGCTGCTGGCCAAGGCGCTGTCGGAGTTCGCCTTCGAGGAGCTGGTCAAGCCGCTGGAGCCGGCCACGGCGGACGGCCGCTACCGGATCGACCTGGACAGCGGTGTCTCGTACGCCTTCTCCGCCACGCGGGGTGCGCTGGGCTCGTGGCGGGTGGACGGTGCGTCGGTGACGCGGGGCGCGGCCGGGCTGCTCGGCAACGAGCTGGAGACCCCGGCGTGGGACGTGCAGCAGTTCCTGGTCGACTGCGCGGACACCATCGGCACGGACGCGCCGACGCTCGGGATGTACCTGACGGAGCTGTCGGCGACGCTCGCCGTGGACGCGGCGCGCATCGAGCACGGCGGGCAGAGCGCGGCACAGCTGCGCGAGCTGGGCCACGCGGAGCTGGAGTGCGCGATGACGGGCCATCCGACGCTGGTGGCGAACAAGGGGCGGATGGGGTTCTCGGCCTCCGACGTCCGGGAGTACGCGCCGGAGGCCCGGCAGCCCGTGACGCTGCGGTGGATCGCCGTGCACCGGGGGCTCGCCGAGTTCCGGGCCACGCCGGACCTGAGCGAACGGGCGGTGGTCGAGCGCGAGTTGGGCGCGGAGACGGTCGTGGCGTTCCGGTCGCGGATCGAGGCCGTGGGCGGTGACCCGGACGCGTACGTGTGGATGCCCGTGCACCCGTGGCAGTGGGACCACGCCGTGCAGGTGATGTTCGCGGGCGAGATCGCGCAGCGGCGGATCGTGCCCCTCGGCGACAGCGCGGACGTCTACCTGCCGCAGCAGTCCGTGCGGACGATGACGAACATGTCGGAGCGGTCGCGGTTCGACGTGAAGCTGCCCCTGAAGATCGTCAACACGCTGATCTGGCGCGGCATCCCGCCGCACTGCACGCAGGGCGCGCCGCTGACGACCCAGTGGCTGACGGGGCTGCTGTCGAGGGACGCGCTGCTGCGGGACGAGCTGCGGACGGTGTTCCTGGGCGAGGTGGCCTCGGTCACCGTGCGCCACCCGTACCTGGACCGGGTGCCGGACATGCCGTACCAGCACCTGGAGACACTGGGCTGCATCTGGCGCGAGTCGGTGTCGTCGCGGCGCGACGAGGGCGAGCGGGTGCGGACGTTCGCGTCGCTGCTGTACGTCGACGAGGACGGCACGTCGTTCGCGGCGGAGCTGGCCCGCGCGTCGGGGCTGCCGGCCGAGGAGTGGCTGTCGCGGCTGTTCGAGACGGTGACGCACCCGGTGCTGCACGTGATGTACACGTACGGCATCACGTTCAACCCGCACGGCCAGAACACGCTGATCGGGTACGACGCGAACGACGTGCCGCGCCGGCTGTTCCTGAAGGACTTCGTGGACGACGTGTCGGTGTCGCACACGCCGGTGCCCGAGCGCGGGCCCGAGCCGGACGGCCACGACCACGTGCTGCCGCGCAAGCACCCGGTGGTGATCCGCCAGCACGTGGTGGACCAGCTGCTGCTGGGCCACTTCCGGTATCTGGCGCCGCTCGCCGCCGAGCAGCTGGGCGTGCCGGAGGAGCGGTTCTGGCGGCTGGTGCGGCAGGCGGTCGTGTCGTACCAGAAGCGGTTCCCGGAGAAGGCGGAGCGGTTCGCGGCGTACGACATGCTCGCGGACGAGTTCCCGCGCTACCCGTTCAACACCGACCGGCTCGTCGTCACCCGCTATGTCGACCGGGCCCTGCGCCACGCCCTGCGCCCGAACGGCACCGTCCCCAACCCGCTGTCATGA
- a CDS encoding iron ABC transporter permease has protein sequence MTRPSTGTSTGPGRTGSARRLPAGPAAVVVGGVLALLLVTLAHLGYGRSDVGLGDLLRLLVGGGDAGTRSVLVGGRLPRTLAGLVAGAALAVAGCLLQSSVRNALASPDTLGVTAGGYLAVTVTAVTGFSLGDAPRGAVAFAGGLLAAALVHAVAGGARGRPAHLVLAGMSVMLALTSVTAVLVVLFQEETGAVFFWGHGSLAVADSGRSLTVLPVLGAGLLGGVLLSRSLDILGTGDETARGLGVRVGRVRLTAVVLSVVLTACAVTVTGPIGFVGLAAPHLVRLAGVRRHAALLPSAAVWGATLLLAADLLARVTSPTGNEVPAGVVTALFGAPLFLWLARRLPAEPAAPGTVMPGRRGRRLPYPPLLAGGVALLCALLAGGLVLGDIAVPLPELPRLLTGGGDELLRGVVLEYRLPRLLVAALAGALLAVGGGIVQTVSRNPLADLTVMGVSGGAGFGAALVLVALPAVPYAVLPFAALLGGTAAFALTYGLSVREGSVAPERLVLVGIGTFALTTAATNYLVTGARFQVTQALTWLSGSTYARDATDLSVLAAAAVVGVPLLVVAFRRLDLLALGEDTPRSLGLPLERTRLAVLVLAVALAAAAVAVVGTVAFVGLVAPHAARMLVGSRAHRLLPTAALLGAALMVAADTVGRTAIAPAEIPSGLLAALIGTPYFVWQLHRGHKSP, from the coding sequence GTGACACGTCCCTCCACGGGGACGTCCACCGGGCCGGGCCGGACCGGGAGCGCGCGGCGCCTCCCGGCCGGCCCGGCCGCGGTCGTCGTGGGCGGGGTGCTCGCCCTGCTCCTGGTGACCCTGGCGCACCTGGGGTACGGGCGCAGCGACGTCGGCCTCGGCGACCTGTTGCGGCTGCTCGTGGGCGGCGGCGACGCCGGGACCCGGTCGGTGCTGGTGGGCGGGCGGCTGCCGCGCACGCTCGCCGGTCTGGTGGCGGGGGCGGCGCTGGCGGTGGCGGGTTGTCTGCTGCAGTCCTCGGTCCGCAACGCGCTGGCCTCGCCGGACACGCTCGGTGTGACGGCGGGCGGCTACCTGGCGGTGACGGTCACCGCCGTCACCGGGTTCTCGCTGGGTGACGCGCCGCGCGGCGCGGTGGCGTTCGCCGGCGGGCTGCTGGCGGCGGCGCTGGTGCACGCCGTGGCGGGCGGTGCGCGCGGCCGTCCCGCGCATCTGGTGCTGGCCGGCATGTCGGTGATGCTGGCGCTGACGAGTGTGACGGCGGTGCTGGTGGTGCTGTTCCAGGAGGAGACCGGCGCGGTGTTCTTCTGGGGGCACGGTTCGCTCGCCGTCGCCGACAGCGGGCGGTCCCTGACGGTGCTTCCGGTGCTGGGGGCCGGGCTGCTGGGCGGGGTGCTGCTGTCCAGGTCCCTGGACATCCTCGGCACGGGCGACGAGACGGCGCGGGGGCTCGGCGTGCGGGTGGGGCGGGTGCGGCTGACGGCGGTCGTGCTGTCGGTGGTGCTCACGGCCTGCGCGGTGACGGTGACCGGCCCGATCGGCTTCGTCGGCCTGGCCGCCCCGCACCTCGTACGGCTCGCCGGGGTGCGCCGGCACGCGGCGCTGCTGCCGTCGGCGGCCGTGTGGGGCGCGACGCTGTTGCTGGCGGCGGACCTGCTGGCCCGGGTGACGTCGCCGACCGGCAACGAGGTACCGGCCGGTGTGGTGACGGCGCTGTTCGGTGCGCCGCTGTTCCTGTGGCTGGCGCGGCGCCTGCCGGCGGAGCCGGCCGCTCCGGGCACGGTGATGCCGGGGCGGCGCGGGCGGCGGCTGCCGTACCCGCCGCTGCTCGCGGGCGGGGTCGCGCTGCTGTGCGCCCTCCTGGCCGGGGGCCTGGTGCTGGGCGACATCGCGGTGCCGCTCCCGGAGCTGCCCCGGCTCCTGACGGGCGGCGGGGACGAGCTGCTGCGGGGCGTGGTGCTGGAGTACCGGCTGCCGCGCCTGCTGGTGGCGGCCCTGGCGGGGGCGCTGCTGGCGGTGGGCGGCGGCATCGTGCAGACCGTGTCGCGCAACCCGCTCGCGGACCTCACGGTGATGGGCGTGAGCGGCGGCGCCGGGTTCGGTGCGGCGCTCGTGCTGGTGGCGCTGCCGGCCGTGCCGTACGCGGTGCTGCCGTTCGCGGCGCTGCTGGGCGGCACGGCGGCGTTCGCGCTGACGTACGGGCTGTCGGTGCGCGAGGGCTCGGTGGCGCCGGAGCGGCTCGTGCTGGTCGGCATCGGCACGTTCGCGCTGACGACGGCGGCGACCAACTACCTCGTGACGGGCGCCCGTTTCCAGGTGACGCAGGCGCTGACGTGGCTGTCGGGCTCGACGTACGCGCGGGACGCCACGGACCTGTCGGTGCTGGCCGCGGCGGCCGTCGTGGGCGTGCCGCTGCTGGTGGTGGCGTTCCGCAGGCTCGACCTGCTGGCGCTGGGCGAGGACACGCCGCGGTCGCTGGGGCTGCCGCTGGAGCGGACCCGGCTCGCGGTGCTGGTGCTGGCGGTGGCGCTGGCGGCGGCCGCGGTGGCCGTGGTGGGGACCGTCGCGTTCGTCGGTCTGGTCGCCCCGCACGCGGCGCGCATGCTGGTGGGTTCGCGCGCGCACCGGCTGCTGCCGACGGCGGCGCTGCTGGGCGCGGCGCTGATGGTCGCGGCGGACACGGTGGGCCGCACGGCCATCGCCCCGGCGGAGATCCCGTCGGGCCTCCTGGCGGCCCTGATCGGCACGCCGTACTTCGTGTGGCAACTCCACCGCGGCCACAAGTCCCCTTGA
- a CDS encoding deoxyribodipyrimidine photo-lyase, translated as MSIAIVLFTADLRLYDHPPLRAALRSADSVVPLFVRDDAIAAAGFSAPNRDAFLADCLADLDAGLRTRGGRLVVRSGDVVRTVCAVAAETGAAHVHLAADHSGYARHREDRLRAALTAQGRRLHVHDGVGTAVPPGAVTPQGSDHFAVFTPYFRRWRRERLRQPLAAPRRVPVPDGVHSEDPPRRTAVTGTSPGLTTGGETAGRRRLAAWLRAGVDAYEERHDDLAGDATSRLSPYLHFGAVSAAEVVHRARARGGPGAEAFARQLCWRDFHRQVLAARPEAAHDDYRTRHDHWRTGPDADADLEAWKRGRTGYPVVDAAMRQLAHEGCLHNRGRLLAASFLTKTLLIDWRAGARHFLDLLVDGDLANNQLNWQWVAGTGTDTRPHRVLNPVAQGRRHDPEGHYVRRWVPELADVPGAAVHEPWKPHTAPYVHAGYPERIVDLSDGLARFRRARGLGD; from the coding sequence ATGAGCATCGCGATCGTCCTCTTCACCGCCGACCTGAGGCTGTACGACCATCCGCCCCTGCGCGCCGCGCTGCGGTCCGCCGACTCGGTGGTGCCGCTCTTCGTACGGGACGACGCCATCGCGGCCGCCGGGTTCAGCGCGCCCAACCGGGACGCGTTCCTCGCCGACTGCCTGGCCGACCTCGACGCCGGGCTGCGCACCCGCGGCGGCCGGCTCGTCGTCCGTTCCGGGGACGTGGTCCGCACGGTCTGCGCCGTCGCCGCCGAGACCGGCGCCGCCCACGTGCACCTGGCCGCCGACCACAGCGGCTACGCCCGGCACAGGGAGGACCGGCTGCGCGCGGCCCTCACGGCCCAGGGACGGCGCCTGCACGTCCACGACGGGGTCGGCACCGCGGTGCCGCCCGGCGCCGTCACCCCCCAGGGCTCCGACCACTTCGCCGTCTTCACCCCGTACTTCCGGCGCTGGCGACGGGAGCGGCTGCGGCAGCCCCTCGCCGCTCCCCGGCGCGTGCCCGTACCCGACGGCGTCCACTCCGAGGACCCGCCCCGGCGCACCGCCGTGACCGGCACCTCGCCCGGGCTCACCACGGGCGGCGAGACCGCCGGCCGCCGCCGGCTCGCCGCGTGGCTGCGCGCCGGCGTCGACGCGTACGAGGAGCGCCACGACGACCTGGCCGGTGACGCGACGTCCCGGCTCTCCCCGTACCTGCACTTCGGCGCCGTCTCCGCCGCCGAGGTCGTCCACCGGGCCCGCGCCCGGGGCGGCCCGGGCGCGGAGGCCTTCGCGCGGCAGCTGTGCTGGCGGGACTTCCACCGCCAGGTGCTCGCCGCCCGCCCGGAGGCCGCGCACGACGACTACCGCACCCGCCACGACCACTGGCGCACCGGACCGGACGCCGACGCCGACCTGGAGGCGTGGAAGCGGGGCCGCACCGGCTACCCGGTCGTCGACGCGGCCATGCGGCAACTCGCCCACGAGGGCTGCCTGCACAACCGGGGCAGGCTCCTCGCCGCGAGCTTCCTGACCAAGACGCTCCTCATCGACTGGCGCGCCGGCGCCCGGCACTTCCTGGACCTCCTCGTCGACGGGGACCTCGCCAACAACCAGCTCAACTGGCAGTGGGTCGCCGGAACCGGCACCGACACGCGCCCCCACCGGGTCCTGAACCCCGTCGCCCAGGGCAGACGCCACGACCCCGAAGGGCACTACGTGCGCCGCTGGGTTCCCGAGCTCGCCGACGTGCCGGGCGCGGCCGTCCACGAGCCCTGGAAACCGCACACCGCCCCGTACGTGCACGCCGGCTACCCGGAGCGGATCGTGGACCTGTCCGACGGCCTCGCCCGGTTCCGGCGGGCACGCGGCCTGGGCGACTGA